In Saccharomycodes ludwigii strain NBRC 1722 chromosome III, whole genome shotgun sequence, one DNA window encodes the following:
- the MCO6 gene encoding Mco6p (similar to Saccharomyces cerevisiae YJL127C-B | putative protein of unknown function): MILNIVNHLRDIFKQFRSEEEQISLSRKAFFQMVGYVGSCMVISLLVQKEMI; the protein is encoded by the coding sequence ATGATTTTAAACATTGTTAATCATTTAAGAGATATATTCAAACAATTTAGAAGCGAGGAAGAGCAGATTTCCCTAAGTAGAAAAgcattttttcaaatggTCGGCTATGTGGGTAGTTGTATggtaatatcattattagtacaaaaagaaatgatctga